The stretch of DNA CACAAGTACCTCTCCCGATATCCTGAGGCCAAACTCCGAGAAACCCATCTTCTCGTCGAGTGCCCCACCCCTGAGCATTTCACCAGAGAACTCTTTGTTGAAAAGCATGAATCCGGTTTCAACCACACCGCCCCCAGTGCAGAGAGATCCTCTGTTAGAAATCCAAAATTCCCTCGAAGACGTCATCGATCTGACTCCTCCCGAGGAAGCCTTTGGTCACGACGCTATCGAAGAGACATGGACGGCCTCAGTTCCTCTCCTGGGTTCCTCAGTCAATGCCATCAGTTCGGTACTTTCCACGGCGCAACACACCGCCACAGCGGCCACCAACCAGGCTTCTTTGTGGACCAATCGCATTCAACTGGGTGGAAACTTTACGAACGGAAATTCGAACATCGACATCGTTGATGTCCTTGCTCAATTCGAACGTTCAACCAAAGTCAGCCTTAGACAAATGGATGTAGGTGGGCAATGGGCACAGACGACCGGGAATGTGACTGCTAACCGCTGGTGGCTGAACGGTAACTTTGACTGGCCATTCTCCAGCGAAGAAGACCGCTGGATCACGTTTTTGAGTACCAAAAATGAATACAACCAGCTCGCAAATCTGAACATTCGCAGCACAAATACGACAGGATTAGGCTACCGCTTTTATTACGAACCCAAAAAACGATTGATCACTCGTATTGGCCCCGCTGTGACTGTCGAAGCGTTTGACTCTCCTGACAATACGCGCACCACGTTTGACTTGTTTTCAGAGGTTGAACTGCGCTGGCCAATTGCCAAACGGACATCTCTTGAATCGCGGATCCGCTATCAACCGGGGCTTCTCGACGGAGCGATCTACCGTGTCTTCTCCACCTCTTCCATCATGTGGGATCTCGACGAAGAGAATCGCTGGAAGCTCGCCCTGAATCTTCGCACAGAGTACGTTTCAGTGCCCAGTCCCGGTCGAAAGTCCACCGACTGGTTCACTATCGTTTCGCTGGTCTATCAGAGAAAATAGTCGATTGGCTTTCAAAGAATCTCGACACGGAACTCTGGGGACTGGTTGCACAATGCACAACGGGCTAACATTTCGCACATCAACTGGTCAAACTATGGAGGAATCCAGTCACATTTTGCCTGCTGGATTGTCATTCGAATTGACCGCACCTGAGACAGACTACTGAAGGATTGGCTCCATGACTTCCCACAAACCGTATTGGCCTATTGGTGTATTTACATCTGTCGATGCCGGGTTAGGTGTCCATCTGGAAGTGGCACAGGATCTCAAGGTTCCCACGGTTCAGGTGCATGCCCCTCATCCGCATACGCGAACTCGTGAACATGCTCAGGCTTTTCGAGCGAAGTGCGATGCCGCAGGTATCCAGGTAACAGTCATCTTCGGCGGCTTTGATGGAGAAAGTTACGCCGATATCCCCACCACGGCACGAACTGTCGGGCTCGTGCCTCTTGAAACGCGCGCCAGTCGCGTCGCAGAAATGAAAGAGATTTCAGACTTCGCCAGTTGGGTCGGTTGCCCGGCGATTGGATTGCATATTGGTTTCGTCCCTGAAAGTTCCAGCCCCGATTACAGCGAACTGGTTCGCGTCACCCAGGATCTGCTCACTCATGCAGCAAACCATGGCCAGGCCGTCCATCTGGAAACAGGGCAGGAATCGGCAGATCACCTGCTGGAATTCATCGAAGATGTCAACCGCCCTAATCTGGGAATCAATTTCGACCCGGCCAATATGATCCTTTACGGGACAGGCAACCCGATTGAAGCGCTTCGTAAAGTGGCCCGCTATGTCCGCAGCATTCATTGCAAAGATGCTCTCTGGGCCCCAGTCAACGAACGTGGAAAGTCATGGGGCCAGGAAGTCGCACTGGGCACTGGCGATGTCGGCATGGAAGCTTACCTCACGACACTCTGGGAGATGGGCTATCGCGGCCCACTCACCATCGAACGCGAAATTCCACACGATCCGGTTCAACAGAAGAAAGATCTCGCCAGTGCTCTGGAACTCCTGACAGGGCTGCGAAAGAAAATCGCCAACTGCTGAAGCCTGGCCCCGGCGGTTTCTGCCGCACGCACACACTCAAAGCCCAGCCCGCAGTCATCACCGGCGAAGTTTGCGGGCTGGGCTGGATTTAATGGCATTATTCGTCGATAAACAGGTTGTTGGCTTCGATGGGCTTCTGAACTTTTTCACCTTCAGAATGCGAAATTCTTCACGAACGCGGATCAGGAAATGCCCGACTATCGCGTTCAACTCGACACCTTCAGCGGTCCTCTGGACTTGCTGCTCTATCTGGTGCGCCGCAACGAAATCGATCTGCTCGATTTGCCTATCTCGCAGATTACGAATCAGTTTCTCACATTTCTGCAGGTCCTCGAGCTGATCGATCTGGATACTGTGGGAGAATTTGTCGTCATGGCAAGTTCTCTGATCGAGATCAAAAGCCGCCTCGTTCTCCCTCGGGCTGAGGATCAGGCCCATGAAGCTCAATCAGCCATGGGGGAAGATCCCCGGGCAGAACTCGTGGAGCAGTTACTCGAATACAAGCGATATCGAGATGCAGGACAAGCCCTGCAGAAACAGGCCGACGACTGGCACAATCATTTCCCGAGAATGACCAGTGAAAAGCCCAAATCGAGCCGGGATATCGCCAACGACTCTTTCAAAGAAGTCGAACTCTGGGATCTGGTGAGTGCCCTGACTCGAGTCATGCAGAAGAAGATCGTCGTCGAAACAGCTGCTATTCGTTACGACGACACTCCCATTTCTGTCTATGTCGAACGAATTGGAGCACATGTCCGCAAGACCGGTCGGGCATCGTTCAGCGAATTCTTCGAAGGTGCCAACGAGCGCAGCAAAATCGTGGGCATCTTTCTGGCTGTCCTTGAACTTCTCAGGCATCACCAGTTTCATGCCGAGCAACCGGAACCTCATGGCGAGATTTATCTCATGCCGCCTGACAATCCGGAGCATGTCTCGTCAGTCGATCCTGCTGAAGCTCCCTGAGAGACGGGCAATGACGAATTTCTGATAATGAATTTGGCTTTTGCTAAAACTTTTGCCAAGATCGGCCATCCCTCTCCGTAGTACCTCGGGATCAGAAACCGGAGGCCAATATGTCAATTGCCGATGAACTCTTCAAACTGCAGCAGCTTCGCGATAACGGTACGATCTCGAATGAAGAATTCGAGCTTCAAAAAGCCCGGCTGATTGAACCCAAGCCAGCACTCAATCTGGATGTGAAGCAATGGTCAGTGCTACTCCACCTTTCACAATTGTTGAATCTGGTGACTGGCTTTGGCGGAATTATTGCCCCCATTGTCATCTGGATGCTCTTCCGCGATCAGTCACCAGAAATTGACCAGCACGGCAAAAACATTGTGAACTGGTGGATTTCCAGCTTCATCTACGGAGTTGTCAGCGGCATTCTCTGTGTCGTTATCATTGGAATTCCGATGCTGATTGTGCTGGTGATCCTGACGATCCTCTTCCCCATCATCGGTGCAATAAAGGCCGGTAATGGAGAGGTCTGGAAATATCCAATGACCATCGCCTTTATCAAGTAGTCGTCTTTGCGGGTGATGTTTTGTACCAGGCGAACACAAAGAGCCCGGCAAACAAAAAATCAATCGCAGCAGCACCTACGAGTGGCCACGGCAAACGTCCCACGACTGTCAGAATCAGAGCGGGTATGACAAAACCCACTTTTTCGATAATCGCGGGGATGATCATCAATCGGTAGCGCTTGATATCCCAGGACATGATCACGTAAGCCACTTGCCAGGCAATCGTGACTCCCAGAAAACCATAATAGAACTCAGTATGAGTAATTGCGGGTGGATACTCGGCGGAGAATGTCGATTCCGCTGCATACATCGGTAGCAGCACCACCAGGCCATAGATCCCTGCGATAAGAAAAATGATTCGGGCTGCGAACATCCAGACATCCTCGCAAAATGATCGTCAGCTCAAACTTTTGAGAACTGCCGCTTGATTGTATTGATCGCCAGAAAAGCGGCCTGTCATCAGAACGGCACAAGTCATTCTTTATCTGCAGCAGCATCAAGCTGGCTGGCATCAAGCCGGGTCATTCACATGCCGGGCAGGGCGGCGCGGCCGCTGAGTTTCGAAATCTCGAATCTCGTACCGTGCCAGTTCCTTGTTGACTCGGATTTCAATGTTGGTCAACTGGTCACCTTCCTCACGCGTCACAAAAGTGATCGCCGAACCAATTTTTTCCGTCGATGACAAGCGGCCTGTTCGACCAATCCGATGCACATAGTCATCGCAGTCCATGGGGACGTCGTAATTCACAATATGTGAAATACCACTGATATCAATGCCGCGTCCCATGACATCGGTTGCAATCAACAGCCTCAAACGACCATCACGGAAGCGGGAAAGCACACCTTCTCTCAGATTCTGCGACAAATCACCGTGGATGAAGCCAATTCTCGGCAAACGACCACTGAACTTGCGGTAAACCTCTTCCGCACCACGTTTGGTTCTTGTGAATACCAGCACTTGCTGTGGCTTTTCTTGTGAAAGCACACGAATCAAAGTGCGAAACTTGCGATCCTGATCCACGGGCACATAAAACTGAGTAATCGAATTCTGAGAATTCGCCCCGATGTGAGAAACATCGACTCGTTCGGGATCGTTCATATACTTCTGAGCCAGCCGCGCCACAGGTGCTGGCAACGTGGCAGAGAGCAACAGCGTCTGCCTTTCTGTCGGGCATTTTCTCAGAATTCGCTCGATATCGGGCCGAAAACCAATGTCGAGCATCCGATCAGCTTCGTCTAACACCACCATCTTCAACCGGGAAGTATCAAACTCACCGCGTTGCATCAGATCGATGACGCGCCCGGGAGTTCCGATAACGAGCTGAGCCCCTTTCTTCAGATCGGTAATCTGCGGGCGGATATTTCGGCCACCCACGCAACAAACAGATCTCAAAGGATGCTTCAGTGAAAGGCGGCTTGCCTCTTCGGCAATCTGCTGACTCAATTCCCGAGTGGGAGTCAGTACGAGCGCCTGAGGATAACCTTTCTCGGCGTCGACTCGTTCAAGAATCGGCAACACAAAAGCAGCTGTTTTCCCAGACCCGGTACGCGCCTGACCGATGACATCTTTACCTGATAATGCCAGCGGGACAAATGCAGCTTGAATCGGACTGGGGGCTTCAAACCCCATTTTCTTAACGGCTGCCAGAGTTGTCTCACTCAGGCCCAAATCTTCAAAACGAACTGTCTGATTCTCCATCCGGGGAGCAATACCTCATTCAAACATGATCGGGAGAACCGTCGCGTCTCCCTCGCGTCATCTACATCGAAACTCTGGCGGAACACACCACAATCTGGTAGTGCGAACATCGCTCATCAAGTTTTCCGACAGATCCAGAGAGACTTGCAGTCGCAAAACATTCTCTCATGTGACTTGACAGACTACCGCCCCGCACTCTCGAACACAATCTGGAATTTTTGCTTCTTTGAGGAAGGTGGAAGCGAAAACATTACGGATCAGTTATCCGGAAGTAGAATTCGCAGCGGTTTGACCGGCCAGGTCTTCGGGCTCGAGCACATAATTTTTGACGTTCAACGTGTAATGCTCGCGAAAGAACGACGCCATGTGTTTCTCAAACGCATCGTCCCACGTCCTCAAGGTATGCCACGTCGTGCCTGTCGGGGTCGATCGCAACTCCCCACCATCGACGACCACTTCACCACCTTTGAGGACATATCGGGGGATTTCGAACATCTCTCGGAGATCATCCTGCCGGGAATAAATGGTCACATCGGCATCCGCACCGCGGCCCAGGTGACCTTTGTTCGCCAACCCGAGCATCCTGGCCGGGGCAGCTCTCGTGATGATGGCAATTTCGCGCAAACTGTACTCTCGCTTTAAATCTCCCAGAATCGTCTTCGACCGCATGGCCGCCGGTAAACGAGCCAGCATTTCGGCTCGCAACGATTCACTCATCAGCAACGCGATAATCTGCGGATACGCCAGAAACGAGGCCCCATTCGGATGGTCGGTACTCATGGCAATTCGCCATGGATCACTCATCAGCAGATACCACTCAAGGCCAATGGCCCATTGAAGAGCATGGACAGCACTTTTATCGCGATAGGTGATCGGTACGACACCACAGCCACCTTCGACTTCCGTATCGCCGCTGAACCACCGGCGTCCCGTCAGTCGATGCAGGTAGTAACCGACCTGACTGTCTCCGGTCATCGAAACTGTGTCACCAAAGAGCACCTGCCCCACATCGACGGTAATTTCCGGATGACTCTCGACGTACTCAACCAGTTGCGCAGTTGCCGAACCAAACGTCGCCTGATCATTCGGTTCACCGGCATAGCTGTGATACTGAATATGTGTGAAATGCCCGCGATGCCCCTCCAGTGACTGCATCGTTGCCAAAGTCGTACGCCAGTTACCGGGAATCCCCAGATGGTTGCAATGGATATGCACAGGATGCGGCAGACTCAGTCGATCGGCAGCCTCGGCCAGTTGTCTCACAATGTGACGAGGTGTCACTCGCTCACTTCCGATAGGCATATCGAGATCATCAAGTGGTAAACGAGCACTTTTCCAGTATTCCAC from Planctopirus ephydatiae encodes:
- a CDS encoding DEAD/DEAH box helicase translates to MENQTVRFEDLGLSETTLAAVKKMGFEAPSPIQAAFVPLALSGKDVIGQARTGSGKTAAFVLPILERVDAEKGYPQALVLTPTRELSQQIAEEASRLSLKHPLRSVCCVGGRNIRPQITDLKKGAQLVIGTPGRVIDLMQRGEFDTSRLKMVVLDEADRMLDIGFRPDIERILRKCPTERQTLLLSATLPAPVARLAQKYMNDPERVDVSHIGANSQNSITQFYVPVDQDRKFRTLIRVLSQEKPQQVLVFTRTKRGAEEVYRKFSGRLPRIGFIHGDLSQNLREGVLSRFRDGRLRLLIATDVMGRGIDISGISHIVNYDVPMDCDDYVHRIGRTGRLSSTEKIGSAITFVTREEGDQLTNIEIRVNKELARYEIRDFETQRPRRPARHVNDPA
- a CDS encoding formylmethanofuran dehydrogenase subunit A, giving the protein MATLVIRGGAVYDPLHYRDGEIIDLWIENGKVVEPPADPAFRADKELDASGCVVMPGGVDMHCHIAGPKVNAARRMLAGAQRSARQLGVHEFPRAGNAGPVPSSFATGYLYAGLGYTTAFDAAIPPLHARAVHAEFADLPILDKGFYTLLGNNQFVMQCLEQNNQPALEAFVAWVLNAAYGYAVKIVNPGGVEYWKSARLPLDDLDMPIGSERVTPRHIVRQLAEAADRLSLPHPVHIHCNHLGIPGNWRTTLATMQSLEGHRGHFTHIQYHSYAGEPNDQATFGSATAQLVEYVESHPEITVDVGQVLFGDTVSMTGDSQVGYYLHRLTGRRWFSGDTEVEGGCGVVPITYRDKSAVHALQWAIGLEWYLLMSDPWRIAMSTDHPNGASFLAYPQIIALLMSESLRAEMLARLPAAMRSKTILGDLKREYSLREIAIITRAAPARMLGLANKGHLGRGADADVTIYSRQDDLREMFEIPRYVLKGGEVVVDGGELRSTPTGTTWHTLRTWDDAFEKHMASFFREHYTLNVKNYVLEPEDLAGQTAANSTSG
- a CDS encoding DUF481 domain-containing protein, with amino-acid sequence MFVLCVSFLCIGLTGFAAEKVLLLDGSILIGNSQSVENGNVLWRTQTGDDVRIPISQIVRIDAAEPTGSTSLPARSQPPNSSRQNTSTSPDILRPNSEKPIFSSSAPPLSISPENSLLKSMNPVSTTPPPVQRDPLLEIQNSLEDVIDLTPPEEAFGHDAIEETWTASVPLLGSSVNAISSVLSTAQHTATAATNQASLWTNRIQLGGNFTNGNSNIDIVDVLAQFERSTKVSLRQMDVGGQWAQTTGNVTANRWWLNGNFDWPFSSEEDRWITFLSTKNEYNQLANLNIRSTNTTGLGYRFYYEPKKRLITRIGPAVTVEAFDSPDNTRTTFDLFSEVELRWPIAKRTSLESRIRYQPGLLDGAIYRVFSTSSIMWDLDEENRWKLALNLRTEYVSVPSPGRKSTDWFTIVSLVYQRK
- a CDS encoding segregation and condensation protein A, with amino-acid sequence MPDYRVQLDTFSGPLDLLLYLVRRNEIDLLDLPISQITNQFLTFLQVLELIDLDTVGEFVVMASSLIEIKSRLVLPRAEDQAHEAQSAMGEDPRAELVEQLLEYKRYRDAGQALQKQADDWHNHFPRMTSEKPKSSRDIANDSFKEVELWDLVSALTRVMQKKIVVETAAIRYDDTPISVYVERIGAHVRKTGRASFSEFFEGANERSKIVGIFLAVLELLRHHQFHAEQPEPHGEIYLMPPDNPEHVSSVDPAEAP
- a CDS encoding sugar phosphate isomerase/epimerase family protein, with the translated sequence MTSHKPYWPIGVFTSVDAGLGVHLEVAQDLKVPTVQVHAPHPHTRTREHAQAFRAKCDAAGIQVTVIFGGFDGESYADIPTTARTVGLVPLETRASRVAEMKEISDFASWVGCPAIGLHIGFVPESSSPDYSELVRVTQDLLTHAANHGQAVHLETGQESADHLLEFIEDVNRPNLGINFDPANMILYGTGNPIEALRKVARYVRSIHCKDALWAPVNERGKSWGQEVALGTGDVGMEAYLTTLWEMGYRGPLTIEREIPHDPVQQKKDLASALELLTGLRKKIANC
- a CDS encoding DUF4870 domain-containing protein, with protein sequence MSIADELFKLQQLRDNGTISNEEFELQKARLIEPKPALNLDVKQWSVLLHLSQLLNLVTGFGGIIAPIVIWMLFRDQSPEIDQHGKNIVNWWISSFIYGVVSGILCVVIIGIPMLIVLVILTILFPIIGAIKAGNGEVWKYPMTIAFIK